From Oncorhynchus mykiss isolate Arlee chromosome 25, USDA_OmykA_1.1, whole genome shotgun sequence, a single genomic window includes:
- the LOC110505330 gene encoding left-right determination factor 2 yields the protein MAYFPIWLLCASAILSLTHSFNQENLKEAMLQRLGLKELPRIHKRDLENLVVPSHIRNKYLTLLKLHHERRRRSLPSLAGILRGYSGNADISGEILYSDATRERLVFDMEARVPANSEVTMAELRLYQNAPHKLHLAGRKSQKQGNNARVSVYWVEVLENGANRSSLVDSRLVPIYETGWKGFDVTQAVHYWSKGRREVPLRLELRVEGERPGSYAAEMAKSMRFTAQDPSDQSTGKPELLFYTLNLEEYGSRGDCQSSKPNGICCREDHFINFRELTWTQYWVIEPAGYQSFRCAGGCKQPKRHYGYGERRCAATENAPLPIMYLVKQGDYTEIEVAEFPNMIVEKCRCTMDNVSV from the exons ATGGCATATTTCCCAATTTGGCTGCTGTGCGCCAGTGCGATACTGTCTCTAACGCACAGCTTCAACCAGGAGAACCTGAAAGAGGCTATGCTTCAGAGGCTTGGACTGAAGGAACTCCCAAGGATCCATAAAAGGGACTTGGAAAACCTGGTCGTTCCTAGCCACATCAGAAACAAGTACCTGACCCTGCTGAAGCTGCACCACGAGAGGAGACGCCGCTCTCTGCCCAGCCTAGCAGGAATCCTCAGGGGGTATTCCGGGAACGCAG ATATATCGGGGGAGATTCTTTACTCTGACGCCACCAGAGAGCGGTTGGTTTTCGACATGGAGGCCAGGGTCCCAGCCAACAGCGAGGTGACCATGGCGGAGCTCAGACTCTACCAGAACGCCCCTCATAAACTGCACCTGGCCGGGAGAAAGAGTCAAAAGCAGGGCAACAACGCACGGGTCAGCGTCTACTGGGTGGAGGTTCTAGAGAACGGCGCCAACCGCTCATCACTGGTAGACTCAAG GTTGGTGCCAATCTACGAGACCGGGTGGAAAGGTTTTGATGTGACGCAGGCCGTACACTACTGGTCGAAGGGACGTCGAGAGGTGCCGCTGCGCCTGGAGCTGCGGGTCGAGGGGGAGAGACCGGGAAGCTACGCAGCCGAGATGGCCAAGAGTATGCGCTTTACCGCGCAGGACCCCTCTGACCAGAGCACGGGAAAGCCTGAGCTTCTTTTTTACACCTTGAACCTGGAGGAATATGG TTCCCGTGGTGACTGCCAGTCCAGCAAGCCGAACGGCATATGCTGCAGAGAAGACCACTTCATCAACTTCCGCGAGCTAACTTGGACTCAATACTGGGTCATCGAACCTGCGGGCTACCAGTCCTTCCGATGCGCAGGAGGATGCAAGCAGCCAAAGCGTCATTATGGCTACGGAGAACGGCGGTGCGCGGCGACGGAGAACGCGCCGCTACCTATAATGTACCTGGTGAAACAAGGAGACTACACTGAGATTGAAGTGGCCGAGTTTCCCAACATGATAGTGGAGAAGTGCAGATGTACAATGGACAATGTATCTGTTTGA